The Cryptomeria japonica chromosome 6, Sugi_1.0, whole genome shotgun sequence genomic interval ATTTCTTCCTTTATTTATATCTGACCAAGCGCGCATAATAACAGCTCAAAGCTATAGTATCTAgctaaaagatatttttatttgtATATCAAATTATATAACAAAAGGGACCTGAACATTGTATTCGATCAAAGATACATTTCTATGTACAAATGGCAATGGGCGTTGccaaatatgtttatatatataaacaaatggaTCCCACATTTTTGTCAGATTACATGAACGCTTTGCTTGGTATCTTTACGAATTTTTGTCCCAATGCTGTATAGATTTTTATACATACTAATCTGCTGATACAACCAAATAATTGCTTTCCAAGCAGATCTGAAATCCATTCAATGGAAGGGCAATGGGTGATTTGGTTTTCTGCACTGGTAAGCAGTTTTCTGGCGTATTTCTTATCAGAGTTAAtcgggagaagaaagaagaaaagcaGGGCAAATCTTCCTCCTGGACCTCCTGCCTGGCCTATAGTGGGAAACATTCTCCAGCTGGGGAAAAAACCCAATGAATCTTTGTGGGCTCTTTCTCAGCAATACGGCCCACTCATGACTCTCTCTCTCGGCATGAAAACTGCAGTGGTTGTTTCCTCCTCTGAAATGGCAAAGGAGATCTTCAAAACCCACGACCAAAACTTTGCAGGACGGACTCTGATAGAAGCAGCAAAGGTTAATTCTCACCACGAATCTTCAATAGTGTTTGCTCAGTATGGAGATTACTGGCGGAAAGTGAGGCGAATTGCTGCCACAGAGCTCTTCACTCCCACCAAACTCCAAGTCCCGCAATATCTGAGAAGAGATCAAGTCTCTTAGACAATTCGGACGGTTTTCGAGCAGAGGGGAAAAAGTATGAATATTGCACATTTGGTGTTCTACGAGGGTCTCAATCTCATGAGCAACGCCATCTTCAGTAAGAAGTTGTTCGATCCCAACAATCTAGAGTCTGCAGAATTGAGGAACTCTTTTGCTGAATTGGCGAAGTTGGGCGGAAAACCCAACCTGGCCGACTTTTATCCATTTTTGAGGTTCCTGGATCCTCAGGGCGTGAGCCGTGATATGGCCGTCAGTCAAAGGAGATTACATAAGTGCTTAGATGTATTCATACAAGATTGGCTGGAGGCGAGGAGGAAAGGCGTGGgtcttgtaaggaagcaaaggtgtgcggaaacgcttcttacgctaatcttgagaggacggttatgcaactttctacttaaatattactaagatatcaagaaatgcacaataaagcataaacaaaatagcaatgaacacataacacagtgattatcgtggtgaaacccttctgggagaaaaaccccaccctccaaaactcgcacaatgtattatcaaatcaagttgattacaatacacttgcaatgcaagttcttacaggagcacatcaccacaactcgaactcagagagactccttctagcatccagtcttgcaaaaaactcaattatcaaactcctccccaagccctccttttatagtgattttacaacctggaaaccacttgtggttttacaaaaccatgggcttaaccaccatgccacatggtgcccatttttgacatttacatttccaaaatggaaaaacaaccaggttaaaataataatcccgtccataattttgtcccctagcttacaccctcttaaaagtcacaaaatgagtcattaaggctctaaaaatggcccatctatattctactatggacaaggctcatttttaacaactcactaaccattttccaatgcataaacatgtggaaaactacctcaaacaaattctggaattttccagaaaaagactgcaaggttgagacacatgtttctcaacattctcccacttgtcaaacaccttgcaagagtcaggggatccaaaatatcatggacttaattgctaggggccgagaggcccatagactctgaacaccatctgaatttctctgtgctcatgggcttagttaatgcatcagcaacattcaccaaagtttctacctttttcagcttcaccttgccatcctcaatcatgtctctcacaaaatgatattgtacatcaatgtgcttggtcctggcatgaaaagtagggttcttcgctaggcagattgcactctgactgtcactgtaaattgtcactgcaccctgtttgaactctatatctgaacacaatctctttagccagatggcttccttacaggcatgagtagctaccatatattctgcctcagtagtggacaaagtgaccacagcctgtcgcttgttcatccaactgattgcaccaccgaataatgtaaacacatatgcactggcggatcttcttctatcaacatcaccggcccagtctgaatccacatagcctcgaatatctaaggaatgctcatttcctattccatgaaaacatatcgagtactctgaagtacccctcaagtatctgaaaactctttttactacaccccaatgtgctcttcctggattagaTATATAacgagaaagaactcccactgcttgggcaatgtctggtcttgtacagaccatagcatacatcaaacttccaacagcaCTCTGAtatggtactcgactcatctcttccatctccaatggggatgtaggacactgtgaactagaaagctttgttcctattgtaataggaacactcaatggtcttgaatcctgcatattgaatcttttcaaaatagtaccaacatacttgctctggcctagccaaagctttctgttttgtctatctcttacaatctccattcccagaatgtgcctagctgcaccaagatctttcatttcaaactttatcGAGAGATGAGATTTTAACtctgcaatcaaaccttttcctttgccaataaacaacatgtcatcgacATACAGGGCAATGACCAAGaaacgatcaccatcagatttaaaatatatatagtgatcagatttagatcgcacaaatcccaaactcaacacatatgtatcaaacttccggtaccacatcctaggactctgttttaaaccatacaaggatttcttcaacttacagaccaaatgacttttacctttcatcacatagtgctctggctgtgtcatgtaaatttcttcctccaaatctccatgaaggaaagctgttttcacatccatttgctcaatctctagatcataggctgctgcaatagaaagtaaaaatctaatagatgtcattttggctactggagaaaaaatctcaccataatctactccctcaacctgagagtaaccttttgcaaccaaacgtgctttatacttctcaatgcttccatctaaacccatcttcttcttgaacacccatttacaaccaacaggctttcgtcctttaggcaatggtacaaggtcccatgtttcattcctcttaagagctgccatttcttcatccatggctattttccaagactctgaatcattcataccaagagcctcttctacaaATCTCGGTTCATCAATGTTAGTATTCAATGCAAATATACATCTCCAGTCATCAGGAGAATatccatacctttcaggtggtttcctttgtctagtagaccttcgagCAAGATCTGGTTCAGGTTCAGCTTCAGGTTTTGCTTTAGGTACCTCTTCTTCCTCTAATGATTCAGAACTCATAGAGCTCTCCTTGACTTCTTGTCTTTCTAAGAGCCTCAATTCAACTTTCTCTGGTGTAGCaggtagttgaatcacatctttcttttattctatttgttctggctgcactgtaacagaagaaggcttagtttctctaaaaataacacttcttgaataaaataccttttgttcaacaggattccaaagcttgtatccttttacaccataattgtatccaatgaaaatacatttaacAGCTTTATTGTCTAattttgtctgcttctcctttggcacatgagcatatgcttcGCAACCGAACACTCTTAGATGTCTAAGTGAAGGCTTGCAGCCCGACCACGCTTCCATTGGCatcttatcaacaagagctgatgtaggagacttgtttatcaggtagcaggcagtggctacagcttcagcccagaacttttgttctagtctagctccactcagcatactcctagccttctccatcaaggtcctgttcattctttctgcaactccattctgttgtggagaatacagagttgtcttctctcttttaataccacaatctttacaaaatgtgtcaaaatcattggagcaaaattcaccaccattatcagttctcaaacattttattttctttccagtctgcaactcaaccattgctttaaattctttgaaatgaccaaaaacttcagttttactcctaagaaaataaacccatgttcttctactaaaatcatcaatgaaagaaacataataaactaatctaccaatagaaggaacatcaactggaccaaatatatctgaatggattagatccaaaatacatgaagacttatgagaactcgagtaaaactgactgcggttttgtttaccatagatacaatgctcacaaaaatcaaattcaagattgcaatcattcaacccatcaacaaggttcttatttttcaaggtccatagacccttctcacctatgtgaccaagtctctggtgccataacatggtCTTCTCTGTAGGAAACTTTGATTCGGTAGACAGAGCACCCTTGGATACCCAAAAACCACGACCATCTGTTGAAAGAgaaaccctctccttttccaactgaGTAGTCTTTTTCACAATCTTATCAGAAGTACTATTGTactcaactgtgcatgcatcaagctggtacaGTGTACCCaatctgcttcctcttgctatcaccatagcacatcttaccattttcacacctgcttcagaaaattgtacatgcacacccgcatctattagctTGCTAATAGATAACAAATTCCTTGCTAGTCTtgggatatgcaagacaccatcaaatcttctaattctaccatcagaaaatttcACACAAATActtccatgaccaacaatatcaagtactgagttatcacccaaatacaccttaccaccatcaaaatattcatacttactaaaccagtttctattaggagtcatgtggaaagatgcacttgagtctattaaccatgcattgtcacctgcacGAGTGGCCAAGGCTGCGATGAacgcatctccatcttccttctcggactcagaatcagaatcttgcttcttcttcttctttttcttctcctctttgcaATCCTTTCGGAAATGTCTGGGctttccacaattccagcaaattaccttggacttaccaggagattttgatctccccttattcttggacttagaatggccattctgcttttcattcttgcctctttcttttggtcttcctcgaacactcaAATCCTCTTTGGCATTCAGAGAGACCTTCATTCTCATCTCTTCAGAAAGTAGAGAACCgacaacatcctccatcttcaagatgacagcagtgctccctatggccatcacaaggctGTCCCATGAGTCTAGCAACGAACATAGCAGGATTtggcacctttcttcttcatccattggcacCCCAATAGAGGTCAACTGAGTTACCAACATATTAAAGCTTTCCAGAGGCTCATaaattcatccaccttcttccattctcaaagaatacaatttcttccttaagaagatcttgttcacaagtgatttcgcttggtagatctcacttagcttcttccaaagcttctttgcAGTAGATTCTTGATGGACATTTATCAGAATAGAGTCTACAAGACACAATCTGATGAGACCTTTATCTTTTCTATCAGTCACATCATATTGTGTGGCTAAAGTCAGATCTGCGGGCCTATGCTTATTCTCATCAatcgcatcccatagatctcgatcaatcaacagatcttccatctttagcttccatatctcaaagtttgtgccagaaaacttctctacatcaatcctccctgaaATGCTTGCCATCTTTTCAATCCTACAACACAGAAATGAAATACTCTGCACAAGCTtccactcaaaccttgattagctcaaaaaaccctgtacccaacaaatagaaccaaaattggccaggctctgataccacttgtaaggaagcaaaggtgtgcggaaacacttcctacgctaatcttgagaggacggttatgcaactttcaacttaaatattactaagatatcaagaaatgcacaataaagcataaacaaaatagcaatgaacacataacacagtgattaccgtagggaaacccttctgggagaaaaaccccaccctccaaaactcgcacaatgtattatcaaatcaagctgattacaatacacttccaatgcaagttcttacaggagcgcatcaccacaactcaaactcagagagactccttctagcatcaagtcttgcaaaaaactcaattatcaaactcctccccaagccctccttttatagtgattttacaacctagaaaccacttgtggttttacaaaaccatgggcttaaccaccatgccacatagtgcccatttttgacatttacatttccaaaatggaaaaacaaccaggttaaaatagtaatcccgtccataattttgtcccctagcttacaccctcttaaaagtcacaaaatgagtcattaaggctctaaaaatggcccatctatattctactatggacaaggctcatttttaacaactcactaaccattttccaatgcataaacatgtggaaaactacctcaaacaaattctggaattttccagaaaaagactgcaaggttgagacacatgtttctcaataGGTCTTCCCAAGGAAAAGGACTTTCTCGACATTCTGCTTGATTCGACTGGCAATGATTTCACTCTAGAAAATATCAGGGCTCTAATTATCGTAAGTATCGTGACTAATTAAAGAGAAAATTTGCAGTTAGATTGAATATTTTCAGGCTTGATTATGTGAAATTTTTTATATCATGTAGGAACTTTTGTCTGGTGGTAGTGACACTACTGCCGCAACAATAGAATGGGCCATGGTGGAGCTCATTGCCAATCCTCATGTAATGAAACAAGCACAAAAAGAATTAGAAGAGATAATTGGTTTCAATCGAAGAGTGGAAGAATCTGATATAGAGCAGATAACTCATGTGAGGTGGCAGGATATATGATACCCAAGCACACAATGGTGATTGTGAATGTGTGGGCAATTGGAAGAGATCCTGAGTTTTGGAAGGAACCTTTAAAATTTATGCCAGAGAGGTTTTTAACGGAGAGAATAGTAAGATGAAGTATAAGGGACAAGATTTTGAGTTGATACCATTTGGAGCTGGAAGAAGAATATGCTTAGGACTTCCTTTGGCTCATCAAATGGTTCATTTTACTATTGCTTCTTTAATCCACTCCTTTAATTGGGCTCTTCCAATGGGGATGAATTGTGAGAAAATAGATATGAGTGATGCTTTTGGAATGGTATTAAAGAAGGCTATAGAATTGCATGCAATCCCCACTCCAAGATTACCGAGTCATCTATATTAAAATAGTATGTTAGAAATAAGGTTCAAAGAATTTTATGATGAGATTTGGGTGATGTAGAAACTACTTACTAGGTCTCTTACCAAATTTGATGTAAGTTTATGTTATGTGATATTATGAATCATTAGATCAATATTATGAAAGTGTGTAATGCTTCATGCCTATTTGCCTCGTATGCTTGTTTGGATTTCTTTTGGTACTTATTGATGATTTTTTGTATTATCAtcaatatattttataaatttaatattttgtatTGAAATCATGGTGCTTGACTATGTATTATGGGATGTAAACATAGTTATATATTTTAACTACATATGGTACTGTTTTGGCTTCACTATTCACTATATTTATTATGTGCGATTATGATGATGGTATCCTATTTAACATTATGATTGGTATGCTTATTGATTTTTGAATCTATGATATCTAAATTATATTAGCTTTAGATGATTTCAATTGTAGCAATTAATTGATATTGTTTTGTTGATTTATTATATCATGTTGGATGTTTATGTTGTGCTTAAGATAAATTTGTGATATGCCTAATGTTTTATTGAGTGAAATGGATAATTTGGGTAAAAATGGTGTGTTCACATTCCCTTGTCTCACTTGATTTGAGTTACAAGGTATATCATGTGTACCTGTATGAAATCATGATTTGAATCAATATTGATTATATATCCTTGTGTTATGGATAAAcccatgggtgaactcacaatgttggttctcAGCCTTTCATACATCCTGacttttgctgaaatcatacattttttagaaaatataatgatttaagccttaagaggtcccatttgaggtgattaattgaagagagttagatcaaaggctcttagatcaaaatttcttggatagaacctctctacttctaaatcatacttgcaatggagtctcatttgcatctatcaaatgctgataaaaaaccaaatttacattagcttttggggggtcaaatgaattcatttacaagttttgtttttttaagtatttagcccttattattAGCTTTCCAAATAGTTtaatttttcatatatttaatttcattaatatatttttattttatttcttatgaatgtaaggttttcactgaacatgaacttctttgttcaatgcttatggaaaaatagtaaacgtcacccaaaaaattttaaaaaatatttacgaACTAGGTATTGGATTTCTCTTTcctacaaagaaaaaaaaagattttttgttacatatacaatttatgtaatatcaaatggacatatgtcaaaattacagttaactcagcttcaaatcttaataaaatatgaaatattgaagataatgttacaaaaccaattgcaaatactagatatggatgttacaaaatgAAATTTGAAAGAAACACGTTCATATCTATTATCGAAAAAATttatgctatacagagtgagtatcactctttaaaaatgttgttttttgaaaaaaactagtttttgagggagatagaaaaatagaaaaaaattgattccaaaaattatcaaaaaaaaatattcaGAGTCTACATAAAAAATGACACAAATCAGTAGTggacatcatctacaaattccttacggtttagaagtaataggtgtctgaatttaaagttttttttgaaaatgaatattgcagtgtcaaagttggcaaaaaattgtaacccactattgtgggttcacccccaTAAAGTTTATGTTTCTTTGGAAttttctatttctctttttttttctgttGTATTTTTAAGTTTTTATAATGCTTTATTTGGATTGTTTGCTAATATCCTATATGCTTAAATTGGACATTATTTTTTATTGCCTTCTTATCTTATACATttttaatattatgaatgtagacacttaaaagCATTCACCCTTGACAACAGTCAATTTTATCCTCTTCGAACATCAATTAAATAAGGCTAACTATTTAATTGACCTTTGCATTCATCTTCTAGCTATTAATTatcaaaatcatttattttaattaatttatcattttacCCATTTTTCCTATAATTCAACCTTTAAAacaaattgatatttatttaatttttatgcatATGAGCCTgtaataattaaataaagataaaatattta includes:
- the LOC131037724 gene encoding cytochrome P450 71B37-like — protein: MEGQWVIWFSALVSSFLAYFLSELIGRRKKKSRANLPPGPPAWPIVGNILQLGKKPNESLWALSQQYGPLMTLSLGMKTAVVVSSSEMAKEIFKTHDQNFAGRTLIEAAKVNSHHESSIVFAQYGDYWRKVRRIAATELFTPTKLQVPQYLRRDQVS
- the LOC131037723 gene encoding iridoid oxidase-like gives rise to the protein MNIAHLVFYEGLNLMSNAIFSKKLFDPNNLESAELRNSFAELAKLGGKPNLADFYPFLRFLDPQGVSRDMAVSQRRLHKCLDVFIQDWLEARRKGVGLELLSGGSDTTAATIEWAMVELIANPHVMKQAQKELEEIIGFNRRVEESDIEQITHWREAGLDPATHPPSLSLRLLQSTQFGVSSKHCFPQTEDAASAAFPSLGKAALLPWVLGGPT